One Fontisphaera persica DNA window includes the following coding sequences:
- a CDS encoding NeuD/PglB/VioB family sugar acetyltransferase, whose amino-acid sequence MAHSLPIYIFGAGAHGRVVLDIFRASGRPVAGWLDDRPELAGTSPEGLPVLGTRAYLHQMQGQGSVHVAIGLSTARLAVGECVLAAGVALAPAVHPSAIVSPTAQVGEGACLCAGTVVGPGARLGRQVIVNTGATIDHDCVLEDGAWVAPGVTTAGAVHIGRLAYVSTGAVLVAGVRVGAEAVVGAGAVVVKPVPPRAIVLGVPARVVGQVDEHFDFKRLVSGFSAV is encoded by the coding sequence GTGGCCCATTCCTTACCCATTTACATCTTTGGCGCCGGGGCGCATGGCCGGGTGGTGCTGGATATTTTCCGCGCCAGCGGCCGCCCGGTTGCCGGCTGGCTGGATGACCGGCCGGAACTGGCAGGCACCAGTCCCGAAGGTCTGCCGGTGCTGGGCACGCGCGCATATTTGCACCAGATGCAGGGCCAGGGGAGTGTGCATGTGGCCATTGGATTGAGCACGGCGCGTCTGGCAGTGGGGGAGTGCGTGCTGGCCGCCGGGGTGGCGCTGGCACCCGCGGTTCATCCTTCGGCAATCGTTTCGCCCACGGCGCAGGTGGGTGAAGGCGCCTGTTTATGCGCGGGCACCGTGGTGGGACCGGGAGCCCGGCTGGGCCGACAGGTCATCGTCAACACCGGCGCCACGATTGACCATGATTGCGTGCTGGAAGATGGGGCGTGGGTGGCCCCCGGGGTGACCACCGCTGGAGCGGTGCACATTGGCCGGCTGGCCTACGTCAGCACGGGGGCGGTGCTGGTGGCGGGCGTGCGTGTGGGGGCGGAAGCGGTGGTAGGCGCGGGCGCCGTGGTGGTCAAACCGGTTCCGCCACGGGCCATTGTGCTGGGGGTGCCGGCGCGCGTGGTGGGCCAGGTGGACGAGCATTTTGATTTCAAACGTCTGGTGTCAGGATTTTCTGCTGTATGA